In one window of Methanolobus mangrovi DNA:
- a CDS encoding MinD/ParA family ATP-binding protein, with amino-acid sequence MLLSFHSYKGGTGKTTFVGNLGVMLAQQGKKVCIIDTDVNGPGIHSLFDIRYDMTLIDFLQGICSADEVVYRYGDTDVYVVPSKACEEDISAMFNTPGEAREKLLELIRKIGTSIGIDYFLFDCSPGINKSSLLTMNIVDKATIVSTIDIQDIRGTYLLSSMSAKLGTHAALLFNRIPREKRDDINEIVSDFSKKLGTELLGLISYDESVARTWSRKIPMKDDPDCDYCTQLKIVAEKLIT; translated from the coding sequence ATGCTACTAAGTTTTCATTCCTATAAAGGCGGTACCGGTAAGACTACGTTTGTCGGAAACCTTGGTGTCATGCTGGCACAGCAGGGTAAGAAAGTGTGTATCATAGATACTGATGTAAATGGTCCGGGCATACATTCATTGTTCGATATCAGGTATGATATGACGCTAATTGACTTCCTGCAGGGCATTTGCAGCGCTGATGAGGTTGTTTACAGGTATGGTGATACTGATGTTTACGTAGTTCCTTCCAAAGCTTGTGAGGAGGATATTTCCGCTATGTTCAATACTCCCGGTGAGGCCAGGGAAAAACTGTTGGAACTTATCAGGAAAATAGGAACCAGTATTGGAATTGATTATTTCCTCTTCGATTGCAGTCCAGGCATCAACAAGTCCAGTCTTCTGACAATGAACATCGTGGACAAGGCAACTATCGTATCAACAATTGATATTCAGGATATAAGGGGTACTTATCTATTATCAAGTATGTCAGCTAAACTAGGTACTCATGCAGCTCTTCTCTTTAACAGAATTCCCCGGGAAAAGAGGGATGATATAAATGAGATCGTTTCTGATTTCAGCAAGAAACTTGGTACGGAGCTTCTTGGACTAATCTCCTATGATGAATCCGTAGCAAGGACCTGGTCACGAAAAATTCCAATGAAAGATGATCCTGACTGCGATTATTGTACTCAGTTAAAAATAGTAGCAGAAAAACTGATAACATAA